A genome region from Triticum aestivum cultivar Chinese Spring chromosome 2B, IWGSC CS RefSeq v2.1, whole genome shotgun sequence includes the following:
- the LOC123047348 gene encoding pentatricopeptide repeat-containing protein At1g18485 translates to MQQRAPAERSTAASLHAHVLHLHQCGAAGNLLRRAHAAALTSGALAASLPLAGAFILSYAAAADLPSSRRLLLHHPLRLRSAFLWNSLSRALSSASLPAEALRVYNLMLRSAVRPDDRTFPFALHATAAAAADAAHAAKGLELHAAALRTGHLADVFAGNTLVSFYAACGSARDARRAFDEMPARDVVSWNSLVSAFLANRMFDDARWALVGMMGSGVPVSVASLVSVLPACGVEQEQGFGLALHGLALKTGLDSVLNLGNALVDMYGKFCQVEASMQVFEVMPERNEVSWNSAIGCFLNSGLYGDVLAMFREMSERGVMPGSITLSSLLPALVELGYFDLGREVHAYSIKRAMDSDIFVANSLVDMYAKLGSLEKACTVFEKIEVPNVVSWNAMIANLVQNGAETEAFRLVIKMQKDGERPNSITLVNVLPACSRMSSLKIGKQIHAWSIRTGLVFDLFISNALIDMYAKCGQLSLAQNIFDLSEKDDVSYNALLLGYSQSPWSSESLNLFKEIRSAGIEYDAISFMGALTACTNLCAFKQGKEIHGVLIRRLQSNHPFLANSLLGLYTKGGMLDTATKIFNRITEKDVASWNTMIMGHGMHGQIDVAFHLFDLMKDDGVDYDHVSYIAVLSACSHGGLVEKGKQYFSQMRAQNLEPQQMHYACMVDLLGRTGQLTESVELILDMPFHANSDVWGALLGACRIHGNIEVAQYAAEHLFELKPEHSGYYTLLINMYAEAGRWNEANKIRKLMKSRKVQKNPAYSWVQSGNKLQAFLVGNG, encoded by the coding sequence ATGCAGCAGCGCGCTCCCGCCGAGCGCTCCACAGCGGCGTCCCTGCACGCGCACGTCCTCCACCTCCACCAATGCGGCGCCGCCGGTAACCTCCTCCGCCGCGCGCACGCGGCCGCCCTGACATCCGGCGCGCTGGCCGCGTCCCTGCCCCTCGCGGGCGCGTTCATCCTCTCCTACGCCGCGGCCGCCGACCTGCCCTcctcccgccgcctcctcctccaccacccgctccgcctccgctcggCCTTCCTCTGGAACTCGCTCTCCCGCGCGCTCTCCTCGGCCTCCCTCCCCGCCGAGGCCCTGCGCGTCTACAACCTCATGCTCCGCTCCGCCGTCCGCCCGGACGACCGCACCTTCCCCTTCGCCCTCCACGCcaccgcggccgcggccgccgacGCCGCGCACGCGGCCAAGGGCCTCGAGCTCCACGCCGCCGCGCTGCGTACGGGCCACCTCGCCGACGTCTTCGCGGGCAACACGCTCGTCTCCTTCTACGCCGCCTGTGGCTCCGCCCGTGACGCGCGCAGggcgttcgatgaaatgcccgcCCGGGACGTCGTCTCCTGGAACTCCCTCGTATCCGCGTTCTTGGCCAACAGGATGTTCGATGATGCGAGGTGGGCGTTGGTCGGTATGATGGGGAGCGGGGTCCCTGTGAGCGTGGCGAGCTTGGTCTCGGTTCTGCCTGCTTGTGGCGTGGAGCAGGAGCAGGGGTTTGGGTTGGCTCTGCATGGACTGGCGCTGAAGACCGGGCTGGACTCCGTGCTCAATCTCGGAAATGCATTGGTTGATATGTACGGGAAGTTTTGTCAAGTGGAGGCATCGATGCAGGTGTTTGAAGTAATGCCAGAGAGAAATGAGGTTTCTTGGAATTCTGCCATAGGTTGTTTTCTTAATTCAGGGCTTTATGGAGATGTGCTGGCCATGTTTAGGGAAATGTCAGAGCGTGGAGTCATGCCAGGGTCTATCACATTATCAAGTCTGCTACCTGCTTTGGTTGAGCTTGGTTATTTTGATCTGGGGAGGGAGGTACATGCGTATAGTATAAAGAGAGCAATGGACTCAGATATTTTTGTTGCCAATTCACTTGTGGATATGTATGCCAAACTTGGTTCTCTGGAGAAAGCCTGCactgtttttgaaaagattgaggtACCCAATGTGGTGTCATGGAATGCAATGATCGCTAACCTTGTGCAAAATGGAGCTGAGACTGAGGCATTCCGTCTTGTTATCAAGATGCAAAAGGATGGGGAACGGCCAAATTCGATAACCCTGGTGAATGTACTTCCAGCCTGCTCAAGGATGTCCTCTCTAAAGATAGGGAAACAGATCCATGCATGGTCGATCCGTACAGGATTAGTATTCGACTTATTCATATCAAATGCTTTGATTGATATGTACGCGAAGTGCGGGCAGCTGAGCTTGGCGCAAAATATTTTTGACTTGTCAGAGAAGGATGATGTGTCATACAACGCGTTGCTTCTGGGTTATTCTCAGAGTCCATGGAGTTCTGAATCTCTTAATCTATTTAAGGAGATAAGGTCTGCGGGAATCGAGTATGATGCTATTTCTTTCATGGGTGCTCTGACTGCATGTACCAATTTATGTGCATTTAAACAAGGGAAAGAAATTCATGGTGTTTTAATAAGGAGATTACAAAGTAATCATCCCTTTCTGGCCAATTCACTGCTAGGTTTGTATACTAAAGGTGGAATGCTTGATACTGCAACAAAGATCTTCAATAGGATTACAGAGAAGGATGTTGCTTCATGGAATACCATGATCATGGGGCATGGAATGCATGGCCAAATTGATGTTGCTTTCCATTTGTTTGATCTGATGAAGGATGATGGTGTTGACTATGATCATGTGTCTTACATTGCAGTGCTGTCGGCATGCAGCCATGGTGGGCTTGTTGAGAAAGGAAAACAGTACTTCAGTCAAATGCGTGCCCAAAATTTAGAGCCACAACAAATGCATTATGCTTGCATGGTTGATCTTCTTGGGCGTACTGGACAACTGACTGAATCTGTTGAACTAATCCTAGACATGCCTTTCCATGCCAATTCCGATGTGTGGGGAGCACTGCTTGGGGCTTGCCGAATACATGGAAATATTGAAGTAGCACAATATGCAGCAGAACATTTGTTTGAGTTGAAGCCAGAGCATTCGGGTTACTACACACTGCTGATAAACATGTATGCCGAGGCTGGTAGGTGGAATGAAGCAAACAAGATCAGGAAATTAATGAAATCCAGGAAGGTACAAAAAAATCCAGCCTATAGCTGGGTACAGAGTGGCAACAAGCTACAAGCTTTTCTTGTGGGGAATGGTTAG
- the LOC123042690 gene encoding early nodulin-like protein 1, with product MASSLLPVVALLALLFGASRAADFEVGGDAGWVVPAAGDSSTYNDWASKNRFLVGDSVHFKYKADSVMEVTQEEYDKCGSTHPIFFSNNGDTEVRLDRPGPFYFVSGVTGHCERGQKMVVKVIGQNEPPPAPPAPPSGAAPAGIGSAGAMVAAALLPALVVLGV from the exons ATGGCGAGCAGCCTCCTCCCCGTCGTGGCGCTCCTCGCGCTGCTCTTCGGCGCGTCGCGCGCCGCCGACTTCGAGGTCGGCGGGGACGCCGGGTGGGTCGTGCCGGCGGCCGGCGACTCCAGCACGTACAACGACTGGGCATCCAAGAACCGCTTCCTCGTCGGCGACAGCGTCC ATTTCAAGTACAAGGCGGACTCGGTGATGGAGGTGACGCAGGAGGAGTACGACAAGTGCGGGTCGACGCACCCCATCTTCTTCTCCAACAACGGCGACACCGAGGTGCGCCTGGACCGCCCGGGCCCCTTCTACTTCGTCAGCGGCGTCACGGGCCACTGCGAGCGCGGCCAGAAGATGGTCGTCAAGGTCATCGGCCAGAACGagcccccgccggcgccgcccgcgccccccAGCGGCGCCGCGCCGGCCGGCATCGGATCCGCCGGCGCCATGGTCGCTGCGGCCCTTTTGCCTGCTCTCGTTGTGCTCGGTGTCTGA
- the LOC123039636 gene encoding serine/threonine-protein phosphatase 7 long form homolog encodes MANPRGNHDGLHDDDPYRRPTLAYYWEQVTVYTGSSHVRYKCYMNELDTLTAEQVHWLPYVEDRDFDLNEMCTRDSHLWRARCPMICFFAVEWHFVDRVARQFGKRQGIPIEESKEEMLSLHRFDRRNNQDISDWANKHRVWIEIWNQRDT; translated from the exons ATGGCAAACCCACGGGGTAATCATGACGGGTTGCATGATGATGATCCATATCGGCGCCCTACGCTTGCTTACTATTGGGAACAAGTGACAGTGTACACAGGAAGCTcgcatgtgcgatacaagtgctatATGAACGAGCTGGACACCTTGACTGCTGAGCAG GTACATTGGTTGCCTTATGTGGAAGATCGTGACTTTGATCTTAATGAGATGTGCACGCGTGATAGCCATCTTTGGCGGGCGAGGtgcccaatgatatgcttcttcgcaGTCGAGTGGCACTTTGTAGACCGTGTGGCAAGACAATTTGGAAAAAGACAAGGTATTCCAATTGAGGAGAGCAAGGAGGAAATGCTATCTCTGCATCG GTTCGATCGAAGGAACAATCAGGATATATCGGATTGGGCAAACAAACACCGTGTGTGGATAGAAATTTGGAATCAAAGAGACAC CTGA